From a region of the Paenibacillus sp. FSL R10-2734 genome:
- a CDS encoding response regulator, which yields MYKVIIADDEEYVIRSLQAAIHWEDQGFYIVDTANDGLIAWNKIKDHQPDLVFTDIRMPGMSGLELIQQASKEIPRMKFVLISGFAEFAYAQKAMNLGVSEYCIKPFDDDEILRIVSRMKKKLDEQKQQAIHMSRPSLLPDSAEALLPFLVKTGLVLSAGIIPVVVRGKATFTIPVEFVHVPFLMGLHKQVILFQSDYFHTNQTIILENLMREAQGIGNAHPAYDYADLLRQLDNANIAAYQSFIREEQRAFSYTTIDHARFEKCLKRIHQAIILKDSNSGVSKLKEVVELILQEGNMNHAYRLYSFITETLVQEDHQRPSYDFLYGFDDLILQFGNFTAMVLGLEEQILNLLVTVHPAETQPSHESLKEITEYICLNFTNPDISLDLLAKQFHFNPSYLSQLFRRDLGIKFMDYITELRMDYAMNLLRNTDLSVQQIGTRTGYLDYYYFTKLFKKKFQKKPSEARADI from the coding sequence ATGTATAAAGTCATCATTGCGGATGATGAGGAATATGTCATTCGAAGCTTGCAGGCTGCAATTCATTGGGAAGATCAAGGCTTTTATATCGTAGATACGGCAAATGATGGTTTGATCGCTTGGAATAAAATCAAGGATCACCAGCCGGACTTGGTCTTTACGGATATTCGAATGCCCGGCATGAGCGGATTGGAACTTATTCAGCAGGCAAGTAAAGAGATACCCCGTATGAAATTTGTGTTAATTAGTGGATTCGCGGAATTTGCTTATGCGCAGAAAGCGATGAATTTAGGCGTATCTGAATATTGTATCAAGCCGTTTGATGATGATGAAATACTACGAATTGTATCACGTATGAAGAAAAAACTGGATGAACAGAAACAACAGGCTATTCATATGAGTCGTCCGAGCCTGTTGCCGGATTCTGCCGAGGCATTACTGCCCTTTCTTGTCAAAACTGGCTTGGTATTATCTGCGGGTATTATACCTGTCGTAGTTCGAGGAAAGGCAACGTTCACCATCCCTGTTGAGTTTGTCCATGTCCCATTTCTAATGGGATTACATAAACAAGTCATTTTGTTTCAGTCTGACTATTTTCATACGAATCAAACAATAATTCTAGAGAACCTGATGCGAGAAGCGCAAGGCATAGGGAACGCTCATCCTGCGTATGACTACGCTGACCTGCTCAGACAACTGGACAATGCTAACATCGCTGCGTATCAAAGCTTTATTCGTGAAGAACAGAGAGCATTTTCATATACAACAATAGACCATGCACGATTTGAAAAATGTTTGAAAAGGATTCATCAGGCGATCATTCTAAAGGATAGCAATTCTGGTGTATCTAAGCTGAAGGAAGTTGTTGAGTTGATCCTTCAAGAAGGCAATATGAATCATGCTTACCGCTTGTACAGTTTCATAACGGAAACGTTAGTTCAGGAGGATCATCAAAGGCCGTCGTATGACTTTCTATATGGATTTGACGACTTGATCCTACAATTCGGGAACTTTACAGCTATGGTTCTTGGACTGGAAGAGCAGATTTTGAATTTGTTGGTCACCGTACATCCAGCTGAAACGCAGCCTTCTCATGAATCGTTGAAGGAAATAACCGAGTATATTTGTCTGAATTTCACCAACCCGGATATATCGTTGGATTTACTCGCGAAGCAATTTCATTTCAATCCTAGTTATTTGAGTCAGCTATTTCGAAGAGATTTAGGCATTAAGTTTATGGACTATATTACGGAGTTGAGAATGGATTACGCAATGAATTTACTGAGGAATACGGATTTATCTGTACAACAAATCGGTACGAGGACCGGATACCTAGATTATTATTATTTCACCAAGCTGTTTAAGAAAAAATTTCAGAAGAAGCCTTCCGAGGCTAGAGCCGACATTTGA
- a CDS encoding sensor histidine kinase has translation MAFYKRLTIGVQLYTIAIVTGIVIFLVVFYTYSKLSEVVQLHNAKSYENLIHQISESQQHDFDTISGLITNVAFNNVVQNFVTETDPLKKYDIYQQLKIYLMSNMLSANDGIMDIAIMSNSNSKINLFGILDDEMVERVDQLVSHQPKKKVYYSNLMKYMGNDSFMAVSVIYQTANAQQFGTEIGKVVFIVKAQNMAGGVNATASMDAPKIYMVDRNFKLFASNQNDVPAGTTFEFISPDVLKQHTNERVKVKNELYTVSATDIPEVAGHIISMVPHKNLARDLANIRVLEIIIFLSAIGLLSIPFSIVIGNILKSLKTLLQFMNQFKKGDLNKLKQNITLDGFSEIRVVASHFNTMLSEIDHLMGELVDSNTKVLRMELDKKHAEYEALKSQMNPHFMYNTLETIRGLAAEYGADNIREIVTSMGRILRYSIKGNDRVRLQEELQVVESYCGIQSFRFRNRFEFNFDISQETLDAEIPKMVMQPLIENALYHGLEPKRGTGSIVVRTKIEDSMLILEIEDDGVGITSDTMANIQYMLSDDRNEDDMNAVVRQSIGIVNVHRRIQLKYGNCFGLEIQSREQVGTNIVMKLPYRRMHYV, from the coding sequence ATGGCATTCTACAAACGGCTTACTATTGGTGTACAGCTATATACGATTGCTATAGTCACAGGGATTGTTATTTTTCTCGTTGTTTTCTATACGTATTCCAAGCTTTCGGAAGTCGTTCAGCTTCATAACGCCAAAAGCTATGAAAACTTAATTCATCAGATCAGTGAGTCGCAGCAGCATGATTTCGATACGATCAGTGGATTGATTACGAATGTTGCATTCAACAACGTGGTGCAGAACTTTGTTACGGAAACGGATCCGCTGAAAAAGTACGATATATATCAGCAATTAAAAATCTATCTCATGAGTAATATGCTGTCCGCGAACGATGGGATTATGGATATTGCAATCATGAGCAATTCCAACAGCAAAATTAATTTGTTTGGTATTTTAGACGATGAAATGGTAGAAAGAGTGGATCAGTTGGTCTCACATCAACCGAAGAAGAAAGTGTATTACTCGAATTTAATGAAATATATGGGTAATGACTCTTTTATGGCGGTATCGGTTATTTACCAGACAGCGAATGCGCAGCAATTTGGGACGGAGATCGGCAAGGTTGTATTTATCGTAAAAGCCCAGAACATGGCAGGCGGTGTTAACGCTACTGCAAGCATGGATGCTCCCAAAATCTATATGGTAGACCGTAATTTTAAGCTTTTTGCATCGAACCAGAATGATGTTCCTGCTGGAACAACATTTGAGTTCATCTCACCAGATGTGTTGAAACAGCACACGAATGAGAGAGTGAAAGTGAAGAACGAGCTGTACACCGTCTCAGCAACGGACATTCCCGAAGTAGCTGGTCATATCATTAGTATGGTGCCGCACAAAAATTTAGCTCGCGATTTAGCGAACATTCGAGTACTGGAGATCATCATATTCTTGTCAGCCATTGGGTTGCTATCTATTCCTTTCAGTATTGTCATAGGCAATATTCTTAAGTCTTTAAAAACGTTACTTCAATTCATGAATCAATTCAAAAAAGGGGATCTGAACAAGCTAAAGCAAAATATCACATTGGACGGTTTCTCAGAAATCCGAGTTGTAGCGAGTCATTTTAATACGATGTTGTCAGAAATAGATCATCTTATGGGGGAGCTTGTGGATTCAAATACAAAAGTACTTCGTATGGAACTAGATAAAAAGCATGCGGAGTATGAAGCGCTCAAAAGTCAGATGAATCCTCATTTCATGTACAATACATTGGAGACAATCAGAGGTTTGGCGGCCGAATACGGGGCTGATAACATCCGAGAGATTGTCACCTCGATGGGACGAATTCTTCGATACAGTATAAAAGGGAATGATCGAGTCCGTCTGCAAGAAGAATTACAAGTCGTGGAGTCGTATTGCGGCATTCAATCCTTTCGGTTTCGAAATCGCTTTGAGTTTAATTTTGATATTTCCCAGGAAACATTGGATGCGGAAATTCCTAAAATGGTAATGCAACCACTTATTGAAAATGCTCTGTATCACGGGCTGGAGCCGAAAAGGGGGACAGGATCTATCGTCGTCCGCACAAAGATTGAGGATTCCATGTTAATTCTGGAGATTGAGGATGACGGGGTTGGAATTACTTCGGACACGATGGCAAATATTCAGTATATGTTGTCTGATGATCGGAATGAAGATGATATGAATGCTGTCGTGAGGCAATCGATTGGAATCGTCAATGTGCATAGAAGAATTCAGCTGAAATACGGGAATTGCTTCGGTCTGGAAATTCAAAGCCGTGAACAAGTGGGCACCAACATTGTTATGAAGCTGCCATATAGGAGGATGCATTATGTATAA
- a CDS encoding ABC transporter permease subunit, translated as MQKSIIKRLYEHRLLYVLLVPALLYFAVFCYVPLYGIILAFKEFNFRLGILNSPWVGFGNFQTLFHLPDFKRAFVNTILISLGRLVFEFPAPIILALLLNEVASTKLKRWMQTVFTFPHFLSWVVISGVLVNMFGDGGVINQALVAFGLDKTDVLVNASTYKAFLFISNVWKEIGWGAIIYLAAIAGVSPDLYEAAYVDGANRFHRILYVTWPGIRSTIAIMFILAIGGIMNGGFDQVFNLYNPPVYETADILDTFIFRYSIQSGNSFGIATAVGLLKSIIAFAMLWGANYSVRKFGEQGLL; from the coding sequence ATGCAGAAATCAATCATTAAGAGGTTATACGAGCACAGATTGTTATATGTGTTACTTGTTCCGGCGTTATTGTATTTTGCTGTATTTTGCTATGTACCCTTGTATGGCATCATTCTAGCATTTAAGGAATTTAATTTCCGACTGGGGATCTTAAATAGTCCATGGGTTGGATTCGGAAATTTCCAAACTTTATTTCATCTTCCCGACTTTAAGAGAGCCTTTGTTAATACCATTCTGATCAGCTTGGGACGATTGGTCTTTGAATTTCCAGCTCCAATCATCCTGGCATTATTGTTGAATGAAGTTGCGAGCACGAAGCTGAAGAGATGGATGCAGACAGTATTCACGTTTCCTCACTTTTTATCATGGGTTGTAATTAGTGGAGTTCTCGTAAATATGTTCGGAGATGGTGGTGTAATTAATCAGGCTCTGGTCGCATTTGGTTTGGATAAGACGGACGTTCTCGTAAACGCTTCCACGTATAAAGCATTTCTATTTATCTCGAACGTTTGGAAAGAGATCGGCTGGGGAGCCATTATTTATTTGGCGGCGATTGCAGGTGTTAGCCCGGATTTGTATGAAGCAGCCTATGTAGATGGAGCCAATCGTTTTCATAGAATTCTATATGTGACATGGCCGGGAATACGGAGTACGATTGCAATCATGTTTATTCTTGCGATCGGGGGGATTATGAACGGTGGCTTTGATCAGGTTTTTAATTTGTACAATCCACCAGTGTATGAAACGGCTGATATCCTAGATACGTTCATTTTCCGATATTCGATCCAATCGGGTAATAGCTTCGGAATTGCAACGGCAGTGGGATTGCTCAAATCGATTATTGCCTTTGCCATGCTGTGGGGTGCGAATTATTCAGTACGAAAATTTGGTGAACAGGGGCTGTTATAA
- a CDS encoding recombinase family protein yields the protein MSSNGGRYIYKGQQEEQAKSGYSLSEQIRACRGNVRSGYGVFEYVDEGISGEFLDRPALTQLRNDVRDGIIDRVICLDPDRLSRKLMNQFTISEELEKKAELSRNGLYGGIRDATFFGYEMDPLNFPE from the coding sequence TTGAGTAGCAATGGCGGACGGTATATATACAAGGGTCAACAGGAAGAACAAGCAAAGAGCGGATACAGCCTAAGTGAGCAAATTAGAGCTTGTCGCGGCAATGTAAGAAGTGGTTATGGAGTATTCGAATATGTGGACGAAGGTATTTCAGGTGAATTTCTAGATCGGCCTGCACTGACACAACTAAGAAATGATGTTCGTGACGGGATTATCGATAGAGTGATTTGCTTGGATCCGGATCGGCTTTCAAGGAAGCTTATGAATCAGTTTACTATTTCAGAGGAGTTAGAAAAGAAAGCAGAACTTAGTAGAAATGGGCTATATGGTGGTATTCGAGACGCCACCTTTTTTGGCTATGAAATGGATCCCTTAAATTTCCCCGAATAA
- a CDS encoding DUF5054 domain-containing protein → MTKKGVIIEMKKIYVVNKTHFDIGFTDLAENVLHKYCHDYIQNAITLAEDLRKEGKDFVWTTGSFIIEYYFKNMDEEACKKLDDAIKKGYIRWHAIPCTFESETMTPQTLHYMTSISKKLDARYGYKTTSAKMTDVPGHTIGIVDELYRQGIKFLHIGVNGSSSIPEVPDTFLWKNGESEIIVSYSDDYGGVIGIDCMDNKLAFMHTHDNSGPGTKEKINVFLSKMANEYPDYELEMTSMDQFANEIWEVRDQLPVITEEIGDTWIHGMMSDPKIIRDYRILTNYMFDNKIENDDANFYAMLVPEHTWGMDIKRYFSDYMNYEKKDFQRARSLDQITDLDLTYAYGIVKDATVGEMQFTYNEWTDRSYKFYESSWKEQRKNVDRAIACLEPKDQNNIKKLIEVPYHIFENQGIECVLEELISVNGYQVMFASDGSINHLEKDGTLYFDQDNKLGVLSYTIAGQNDYDNLRYNYLRELQHNWWAIDFLKPGMEIQKRIQLNENFTPHVVKLVKENDSIIATLKYSQRAVEEYGAPRVIKVKYQFGDKVEIALLLKDKDAIRYPEIYSFDITPRLNSPYLTKIRKIDTVISPFEVVGHGNKLQHMIEELIYDGSDKKINIKPIDAPLLGIGTNNNLSYNNKYHQDNNKFTFTLLNTTWGTNFTMWYEEDIFARFELVLG, encoded by the coding sequence ATGACTAAGAAAGGCGTGATTATAGAAATGAAAAAAATCTATGTGGTAAACAAAACTCATTTTGACATTGGTTTTACCGATTTAGCAGAAAATGTATTGCACAAGTATTGCCATGATTACATTCAAAACGCAATCACTTTAGCTGAAGACTTAAGAAAAGAGGGCAAAGACTTTGTTTGGACAACAGGTAGCTTTATTATTGAATATTACTTCAAAAACATGGATGAAGAAGCTTGTAAAAAGCTAGACGACGCCATAAAGAAAGGTTACATTCGCTGGCACGCAATCCCGTGTACGTTTGAATCTGAAACTATGACACCTCAAACTTTACATTACATGACTTCAATCTCTAAGAAGTTAGATGCTCGTTATGGATACAAAACAACAAGCGCAAAGATGACTGACGTCCCAGGACATACTATCGGGATTGTTGATGAGTTATATCGTCAAGGAATTAAATTCCTACACATTGGTGTAAATGGCTCGAGCTCAATTCCAGAAGTTCCAGATACATTTCTATGGAAGAATGGCGAAAGTGAGATAATTGTCTCTTATTCAGACGACTATGGTGGCGTAATCGGAATTGATTGCATGGATAACAAGCTGGCGTTTATGCATACTCATGATAATAGTGGTCCAGGAACAAAAGAGAAAATTAACGTCTTTTTGTCAAAAATGGCGAATGAGTATCCAGACTATGAGCTTGAAATGACTTCAATGGATCAGTTTGCAAATGAAATTTGGGAAGTACGTGATCAACTGCCAGTTATTACAGAGGAGATTGGGGACACATGGATTCATGGAATGATGTCTGATCCGAAAATCATTCGTGATTATCGGATTTTAACTAATTACATGTTTGATAACAAAATAGAAAATGATGATGCTAATTTCTATGCGATGTTAGTTCCAGAGCATACTTGGGGAATGGATATCAAACGCTATTTCAGTGACTATATGAATTATGAAAAGAAAGACTTCCAACGAGCGCGTAGTTTAGACCAAATTACGGATCTTGATTTAACCTACGCTTATGGAATTGTTAAAGATGCAACTGTTGGCGAAATGCAATTCACTTATAATGAGTGGACTGATCGTTCGTACAAATTTTATGAGTCTTCATGGAAAGAACAACGCAAGAACGTTGATCGTGCAATAGCTTGTTTGGAGCCTAAAGATCAAAATAACATTAAAAAACTTATCGAGGTTCCATATCATATCTTTGAAAACCAAGGTATTGAATGTGTTTTGGAAGAATTGATTTCGGTAAACGGGTATCAAGTTATGTTTGCTAGCGATGGTTCAATTAACCACTTAGAAAAGGATGGAACACTTTACTTTGATCAGGACAACAAACTCGGGGTTCTGAGCTATACAATTGCTGGGCAAAATGACTATGATAACCTACGTTACAACTACTTGCGTGAATTACAACATAATTGGTGGGCAATTGACTTCTTAAAGCCAGGAATGGAAATTCAAAAACGAATTCAATTGAATGAAAATTTCACACCACATGTTGTGAAATTAGTTAAGGAAAATGATTCGATTATTGCAACTTTAAAGTATAGCCAAAGAGCTGTGGAGGAGTATGGTGCTCCAAGAGTTATAAAGGTTAAATATCAATTTGGAGATAAAGTTGAAATTGCACTTTTATTAAAGGATAAAGATGCAATTCGTTATCCAGAAATTTATTCTTTTGACATTACACCACGTTTGAATTCGCCGTACTTAACTAAGATTCGTAAAATTGATACCGTTATTTCACCTTTTGAAGTGGTAGGCCACGGGAATAAGTTGCAACACATGATTGAAGAGTTAATTTACGATGGCAGCGATAAAAAAATCAATATTAAACCTATTGATGCCCCTCTTTTGGGAATCGGAACAAATAACAATCTAAGTTATAACAACAAATACCATCAAGACAACAATAAATTTACGTTTACACTATTGAACACAACATGGGGAACTAATTTCACGATGTGGTATGAAGAAGATATTTTTGCTCGTTTTGAGTTAGTGTTGGGATAA
- a CDS encoding AraC family transcriptional regulator: MLDDMLEYVPTAISHEYMQQKQKFLLPSDTYSDWVLFAITEGKFNFRIDETEGIAGFGDIVFCPPGILFEREVVETVSFFFYTFEWRKWSNVVKASLPFPMGSIKLIDQDRLISTYTYMKRVSALLNKEQQLQSIEVLFSDLWHQYWLQKKLSEQDYSLRKPSPLMIQAKEWLQQNAYQPVKIKSFSSLVNISPVQLTRQFQSTFGVTPLEFLTSLRIERAKKLLLETYFNLDEIAELCGYENGYYLSRLFTKKVQISPSQYRLMYRI; this comes from the coding sequence ATGCTCGATGATATGTTGGAATATGTTCCAACCGCTATTTCACACGAATATATGCAGCAAAAGCAAAAGTTCCTATTACCATCTGACACATATTCTGATTGGGTACTTTTTGCAATCACTGAGGGCAAATTTAACTTTCGTATAGATGAAACAGAAGGAATAGCTGGCTTTGGGGATATCGTATTTTGTCCTCCTGGTATCCTTTTCGAGCGCGAAGTGGTTGAGACCGTTTCATTTTTTTTCTATACTTTTGAGTGGAGAAAATGGAGTAATGTTGTGAAGGCGTCTCTTCCATTTCCAATGGGTTCAATTAAGTTAATAGATCAAGATCGCTTGATCTCAACTTATACATATATGAAGCGAGTGTCAGCGCTACTAAATAAAGAGCAGCAGTTGCAATCAATAGAGGTGTTATTCTCGGATTTATGGCATCAGTATTGGTTGCAAAAAAAATTGAGTGAGCAGGATTACTCGTTACGAAAACCTTCCCCCTTAATGATTCAGGCTAAAGAATGGCTTCAGCAAAATGCCTATCAGCCTGTCAAAATCAAATCATTTTCTTCACTCGTTAACATATCACCAGTGCAACTAACTCGCCAGTTTCAATCAACATTTGGGGTGACACCGCTTGAGTTTTTAACTTCCTTACGTATTGAACGAGCCAAGAAGCTACTTCTTGAAACGTATTTCAATTTGGACGAAATTGCAGAGTTATGTGGGTATGAGAACGGATATTATTTAAGTCGATTGTTTACGAAGAAGGTTCAGATCAGTCCATCACAGTATCGGCTTATGTATCGGATTTGA
- a CDS encoding carbohydrate ABC transporter permease, with protein MHTRKFSTSDFFIIAFLSLLAIISAFPFYNVFILSFGNAAEIAKHQIYLIPSSFDLRTYEFIFENGKMVNAMFVTIFITVVGTAFSMLLTISAGYALTKKTLPGQKFSMLFIIFTMFFSGGLIPYYLTIKNIYLVNSILVMIIPMAMNAFYLMVIIAFFRAIPPELEESAKIDGANDIHILFRIIVQVSMPTIATLSLFYAVDRWNEWWHGMLFIKDMNKYPLQLMLRELLMNYQQMMQGDIGASMALSKAQVYPENLKMAIIMVASLPILMVYPFLQKYFAKGIMIGAIKG; from the coding sequence ATGCACACGCGTAAATTTTCGACTAGTGACTTTTTCATTATCGCGTTCTTGAGTTTGTTAGCGATCATATCCGCATTCCCATTCTATAACGTGTTCATATTATCGTTTGGAAATGCCGCTGAAATTGCTAAACATCAAATCTATTTAATTCCTTCATCATTTGATCTAAGGACGTATGAATTCATTTTTGAGAATGGGAAGATGGTCAATGCCATGTTCGTTACCATTTTTATCACGGTAGTTGGTACGGCATTTAGTATGCTATTGACGATATCCGCTGGTTACGCGTTGACAAAGAAAACATTACCTGGTCAGAAATTCTCCATGCTATTCATTATATTCACCATGTTCTTCAGTGGTGGATTGATTCCATACTACTTGACGATCAAGAACATTTATTTGGTCAATTCCATACTGGTCATGATTATTCCGATGGCTATGAATGCTTTTTATCTAATGGTCATCATCGCGTTCTTCCGGGCGATCCCTCCTGAATTAGAGGAGTCAGCTAAGATTGACGGAGCCAACGACATCCATATTCTGTTCCGGATCATTGTTCAAGTATCGATGCCCACGATTGCTACACTCTCACTTTTCTATGCGGTAGATCGCTGGAATGAATGGTGGCATGGTATGTTGTTTATTAAAGATATGAACAAGTATCCACTTCAACTCATGCTGAGGGAACTACTAATGAATTATCAGCAAATGATGCAGGGGGATATCGGAGCATCGATGGCACTATCTAAGGCACAGGTTTACCCGGAAAATTTAAAAATGGCCATCATTATGGTGGCGTCACTGCCGATTCTTATGGTATACCCTTTTCTTCAGAAGTATTTCGCCAAAGGTATCATGATCGGGGCTATCAAAGGATAA
- a CDS encoding FAD-dependent oxidoreductase, with the protein MRQETIHSNVTVIGGGLAGVCAAIAAARLGQQVALVHNRPVLGGNSSSEVRVWVCGATAHGNNRYARETGIMGELFIENQYRNPEGNPYIWDLTILEAVRAEPNIQLFLNTDVRDVETNACSESTKITSVSGWMMGSERQLRFESDMFLDCTGDGIIGFLAGAQYRLGREAQHEYNESWAPLEADEITLGSTILFYTKDAGEPITYVAPSFAKDITSTSIPVKRVIKSGASGCHYWWIEWGGELDTVHDNERIRDELWAVIYGIWDYIKNSGKFPEAANMTLEWIGSLPGKREYRRFVGDYVLNQNDIIAQRKFNDRIAFGGWSIDLHPPQGVYSNESGSKHMQPDGIYHIPFRSLYSANVSNLLFAGRNISASHVAFGTTRVMATCAVIGEAAGTGAALAVQHRITPRIIAEQHVTELQQTLLRQDASLIGVRNIDEQDKARTATITSSSSLRKLACEQQAEAHQLTTDIGLLIPVAPELQRIELLVDSASDTIIEIQGWSTGRAENYIPHQLEIIGSTSIVKGDTQWVSIDLPWKPDVPQNMFIIIKENPALNIYASREPLTGVLSFSKLQRHVVSTDLEDRDIEQPLLQWNRNPFDRHPVCFRAYPDTEAYSPDHIIDGYARPYGVPHLWISEPLIAGHEAYLELSWQDQPRPVMIDQIHITLNDDVNEDLINLHHHKTPFRVIPELVKSYRLEALSSDGVWILLAHMTNNHKRKHIHTLEQSIAATKLRITVEATNGCSTAEIIEIRVY; encoded by the coding sequence ATGAGACAAGAAACTATCCATTCAAATGTTACCGTTATTGGCGGCGGCCTTGCTGGAGTATGTGCTGCAATCGCGGCAGCTCGACTCGGACAGCAGGTTGCCCTAGTTCATAATCGTCCCGTCCTAGGTGGTAACTCTAGTAGCGAGGTTCGCGTGTGGGTATGCGGTGCAACGGCTCATGGTAATAATCGATATGCTCGTGAAACAGGCATTATGGGTGAATTATTTATTGAAAATCAATACCGCAATCCAGAAGGCAATCCCTACATCTGGGATTTAACAATCTTAGAAGCGGTTCGGGCAGAGCCTAATATCCAACTGTTCCTAAATACTGACGTTCGAGATGTTGAGACGAATGCATGCTCAGAATCAACGAAAATCACTTCAGTAAGTGGCTGGATGATGGGCTCTGAACGACAACTGCGATTTGAAAGTGACATGTTCCTCGATTGTACGGGAGACGGAATTATCGGTTTTCTAGCAGGTGCGCAATATCGACTAGGGAGAGAAGCTCAACACGAATATAACGAGAGCTGGGCCCCCCTCGAAGCCGATGAAATTACATTGGGTAGCACGATTTTATTCTATACTAAAGATGCTGGTGAACCAATTACCTATGTTGCACCAAGCTTCGCTAAAGATATCACCTCAACATCGATCCCTGTGAAACGCGTCATTAAGAGCGGAGCCTCGGGTTGCCACTATTGGTGGATTGAATGGGGTGGAGAATTAGACACTGTGCATGATAATGAACGTATTCGCGACGAGCTATGGGCTGTTATCTATGGAATATGGGATTATATTAAAAATTCTGGCAAATTTCCCGAAGCTGCTAACATGACCTTAGAATGGATAGGCTCTTTGCCGGGCAAACGGGAATACCGCCGTTTTGTTGGCGATTATGTACTGAACCAGAACGATATTATCGCACAACGTAAGTTTAATGACCGTATCGCCTTTGGTGGCTGGTCTATTGATTTACATCCACCACAAGGGGTATATTCAAACGAATCCGGCTCCAAACATATGCAACCTGACGGTATTTACCATATTCCCTTCCGTTCACTATACTCTGCCAATGTGAGTAACTTGCTCTTTGCAGGTCGTAATATTAGTGCATCACATGTCGCCTTTGGAACAACAAGAGTCATGGCAACATGTGCTGTCATTGGCGAAGCAGCGGGAACCGGAGCAGCACTAGCAGTGCAGCATCGGATCACACCACGAATCATCGCCGAACAGCATGTTACAGAGCTTCAGCAAACCTTACTTCGCCAGGATGCTTCGCTGATAGGAGTACGGAATATTGATGAGCAAGATAAAGCTCGTACCGCGACGATCACGTCATCCAGCTCATTACGTAAGCTTGCTTGCGAGCAACAAGCTGAAGCCCACCAGCTCACTACAGATATTGGATTACTGATCCCTGTAGCACCTGAGTTGCAACGTATTGAGCTGCTTGTTGATTCAGCATCAGATACAATCATCGAAATACAAGGTTGGAGCACTGGCAGAGCCGAGAACTATATCCCGCATCAGCTTGAAATCATTGGATCAACAAGCATCGTAAAGGGGGATACACAATGGGTATCGATCGACTTACCTTGGAAACCTGATGTTCCACAGAACATGTTCATCATCATAAAAGAGAATCCTGCATTGAACATTTATGCTTCAAGGGAACCACTAACTGGAGTACTTTCATTCTCTAAGCTACAACGTCATGTTGTATCAACAGATCTCGAGGACCGTGATATAGAGCAACCGCTACTGCAATGGAACCGAAATCCGTTCGATAGGCATCCGGTTTGTTTCCGAGCTTATCCTGATACAGAAGCCTATTCGCCAGATCATATTATTGACGGTTATGCACGACCTTATGGTGTTCCACATCTATGGATCTCCGAGCCGCTAATAGCTGGGCATGAAGCTTACCTTGAACTAAGCTGGCAGGATCAGCCTCGCCCTGTCATGATCGATCAAATCCATATCACGTTAAATGATGACGTAAATGAAGATCTAATTAATCTTCATCATCATAAAACACCATTTAGAGTCATTCCAGAGCTTGTGAAGAGCTATCGACTTGAAGCTTTGAGCTCTGATGGTGTATGGATACTGTTAGCGCACATGACCAACAATCATAAACGAAAACATATTCATACCTTAGAGCAGTCGATTGCTGCGACCAAACTCCGAATTACCGTTGAGGCTACAAACGGTTGCTCCACTGCAGAGATTATTGAGATTCGCGTCTATTAA